In Hyphomicrobiales bacterium, a single window of DNA contains:
- a CDS encoding alpha/beta hydrolase, producing MQKFNSAGVDIAFIDSHPAHGSGEPVLLIHGFASNHQVNWVATGWARTLHEAGYRVIMLDNRGHGHSQKLYAQSDYSSPIMADDAKRLLDHLKIEKAAVMGYSMGARISAFLTLHHPSRVSRVVFAGLAEGMVTGVPGAEAIAEGLEAPSRADVTDPGALTFRIFAENTKSDLRALAACIRSTRVKIKPEALGQIRVPVLVVAGDADEVAGPIAPLVALMPTARGVALPGRNHMNAVGDKGYKQAVLAFLAESQTTPRFSAT from the coding sequence ATGCAAAAATTCAATTCGGCGGGCGTGGATATCGCCTTCATCGACAGCCACCCCGCCCACGGCAGCGGGGAACCGGTCCTGCTCATCCATGGCTTTGCCTCGAACCATCAGGTCAACTGGGTGGCGACGGGCTGGGCACGGACGCTGCACGAGGCCGGCTATCGCGTGATCATGCTGGACAACCGTGGCCACGGCCACAGCCAGAAGCTCTATGCACAATCGGACTATTCCTCTCCCATCATGGCCGACGATGCCAAGCGCCTCCTCGACCATCTCAAGATCGAAAAGGCGGCAGTGATGGGTTATTCCATGGGGGCGCGCATCTCGGCCTTCCTCACGTTGCATCATCCTTCACGCGTTTCGCGGGTCGTCTTTGCGGGGCTTGCCGAAGGCATGGTGACGGGGGTGCCGGGAGCGGAGGCGATCGCAGAAGGGCTGGAGGCTCCCTCGCGCGCCGATGTCACCGACCCGGGTGCGCTGACATTCCGCATCTTTGCCGAGAACACGAAAAGTGACTTGCGGGCCTTGGCGGCCTGCATCCGGTCCACGCGGGTCAAGATCAAGCCGGAGGCGCTGGGCCAGATCCGCGTTCCGGTGCTGGTGGTGGCGGGCGATGCCGACGAGGTGGCCGGGCCCATCGCACCCCTTGTTGCCCTCATGCCAACGGCCCGGGGCGTTGCCCTGCCGGGGCGGAACCACATGAACGCCGTTGGCGACAAGGGATACAAGCAGGCGGTGCTCGCGTTCCTTGCGGAAAGCCAGACCACGCCGCGTTTTTCAGCGACGTGA
- a CDS encoding zinc-finger domain-containing protein codes for MASGATPHFQNSMGLASIEIGAKEFMCIGSLPPFDHPHVFLDMGAASEIICPYCSTLYTHNPRLALAAAVPAEAAWHDKAA; via the coding sequence ATGGCGTCTGGCGCAACACCTCATTTCCAAAACAGCATGGGCCTGGCGTCGATCGAGATCGGTGCCAAGGAGTTCATGTGCATTGGCTCCCTGCCCCCCTTTGACCACCCGCATGTGTTCCTCGACATGGGCGCGGCGAGCGAGATCATCTGCCCCTATTGCTCTACGCTCTACACCCACAACCCGCGCCTGGCGCTGGCCGCCGCGGTGCCTGCCGAAGCCGCCTGGCACGACAAGGCCGCCTGA
- a CDS encoding amidohydrolase, whose amino-acid sequence MPIINRVADLHDEITAWRHDIHENPELLFEVHRTAALVADKLKAFGCDEVVTGMGRTGVVGVIKGRKPGAGKTIGLRADMDALPITETTNAPYASKTPGLMHACGHDGHTAMLLGAAKYLAETRNFAGTAVVIFQPAEEGGGGADVMLKDGLIARFGIEEVYGLHNMPGIGLGQFAIRPGPLMAASDVFEVTIEGRGGHAARPHACIDPVVTISHIVTALQTIASRNADPLDSVVVSVTAIEAGKASNVIPSTALFRGTVRTLKEETRHFAAQRFKEIVSGLAETFNCTAAIDYRFGYPVTSNHVRETDYAISVAREIVGETNVDTATMPLMGAEDFAYMLNARPGAYIFLGNGDSAGVHNPAYDFNDAVIPFGVSYLARLVEKAA is encoded by the coding sequence ATGCCCATCATCAACCGCGTTGCCGACCTGCACGATGAAATCACCGCCTGGCGCCACGACATCCACGAAAACCCCGAATTGCTGTTCGAGGTGCACCGCACTGCGGCCCTGGTGGCCGACAAGCTGAAAGCCTTCGGCTGCGATGAGGTGGTCACGGGAATGGGCCGCACCGGCGTCGTCGGCGTGATCAAGGGCCGCAAGCCGGGCGCGGGCAAGACCATTGGCCTCCGCGCCGACATGGACGCATTGCCGATCACGGAAACAACCAATGCGCCCTACGCCTCGAAAACACCGGGCCTGATGCATGCCTGCGGTCATGACGGCCACACCGCGATGCTGCTCGGTGCGGCGAAATACCTGGCGGAGACGCGCAATTTCGCCGGCACGGCTGTTGTGATCTTCCAGCCCGCCGAGGAAGGGGGCGGCGGCGCCGACGTGATGCTGAAGGACGGCCTGATCGCCCGCTTCGGTATCGAGGAGGTCTATGGCCTGCACAACATGCCGGGGATCGGGCTTGGACAGTTTGCCATCCGCCCCGGCCCCCTGATGGCGGCATCGGATGTGTTCGAAGTCACCATCGAGGGACGTGGCGGACACGCGGCGCGTCCCCATGCCTGCATCGATCCCGTGGTGACGATCAGCCATATCGTGACGGCCCTGCAGACAATCGCCTCCCGCAATGCCGACCCGCTGGATTCAGTCGTGGTGTCAGTGACGGCCATCGAAGCGGGCAAGGCTTCAAACGTCATTCCCTCGACAGCGCTGTTCCGCGGCACGGTCCGCACTCTGAAGGAGGAAACCCGCCACTTCGCCGCGCAACGCTTCAAGGAAATCGTCAGCGGCCTGGCTGAGACATTCAACTGCACGGCGGCGATCGACTACAGGTTCGGCTATCCCGTGACATCCAACCATGTCCGCGAAACGGACTACGCGATCAGCGTGGCGCGCGAGATCGTGGGCGAGACGAATGTCGATACCGCCACCATGCCGCTCATGGGTGCCGAGGATTTCGCCTACATGCTGAATGCCCGGCCCGGCGCCTATATCTTCCTCGGCAATGGCGACAGCGCGGGCGTGCATAATCCGGCCTATGACTTCAACGATGCAGTGATCCCGTTCGGCGTCAGCTATCTGGCGCGGCTGGTGGAAAAGGCCGCGTAA
- a CDS encoding YcaQ family DNA glycosylase yields the protein MPRALSLPEARRIALAAQGFDRKHRSLKPGPGAIARMLARLHLLQIDSVNVLVRSHYLPLYSRLGDYDRAVLDKRTLQARGRALFECWAHEASFVPLELHPLMRWRMHRARNGDGIYVSMDRFAREEPDFLKSTLGFVERNGPTRVRDVPEGGKGEGGWWGWSKGKLALETLFDHGLVTAARRDGFERIYDIPERVIPAETLARETPPEREAFRQLMSMAGVALGIGTEIDLRDYFRLPVADAKTALADCLADGSLVETGVAGWKAPAYMSRDARVPRTAGGTALLSPFDPLCWNRDRAERLFGFHYRIELYTPEHKRKFGYYVLPFLHGDRLAGRLCMKADRANGTLLVNAAYREEDADATETARVLAPELRLMAQWLGLPEVKVGRSGNLAAALRKVS from the coding sequence ATGCCGCGGGCCCTCTCCCTGCCGGAAGCCCGCCGCATCGCCCTTGCCGCACAGGGCTTTGACCGCAAGCACCGCAGCCTGAAGCCCGGCCCCGGTGCGATTGCGCGCATGCTGGCACGCCTGCATCTGCTGCAGATCGACAGCGTGAATGTGCTGGTGCGCTCCCACTATCTGCCACTCTACTCCAGGCTCGGCGACTACGACCGGGCGGTCCTCGACAAGAGGACGCTGCAGGCCCGCGGCCGCGCCCTGTTCGAATGCTGGGCCCACGAAGCGAGCTTCGTACCCCTCGAACTTCACCCCCTCATGCGCTGGCGCATGCACCGCGCCCGCAACGGCGATGGCATCTACGTATCCATGGACCGCTTCGCGCGCGAGGAGCCGGACTTCCTGAAATCGACCCTCGGCTTCGTGGAAAGAAACGGCCCGACCCGCGTGCGCGACGTGCCCGAGGGCGGCAAGGGCGAGGGCGGTTGGTGGGGCTGGAGCAAGGGCAAGTTGGCGCTGGAGACCCTCTTCGACCACGGCCTCGTGACCGCCGCCCGCCGCGATGGCTTCGAGCGCATCTACGACATCCCCGAACGGGTGATCCCCGCGGAAACGCTGGCCCGCGAAACACCGCCGGAACGGGAGGCCTTCCGCCAGCTCATGTCGATGGCGGGGGTCGCCCTCGGCATCGGTACGGAGATCGACCTCCGCGACTATTTCCGCCTGCCCGTGGCTGATGCGAAAACGGCCCTCGCGGATTGCCTCGCCGACGGCTCGCTGGTTGAAACAGGCGTCGCCGGATGGAAGGCCCCGGCCTACATGTCGCGCGACGCAAGGGTGCCGCGCACCGCAGGCGGAACAGCGCTGCTCTCTCCCTTCGATCCCCTGTGCTGGAACCGGGACCGGGCTGAACGCCTGTTCGGATTTCACTACAGAATTGAACTCTATACACCTGAACACAAACGGAAATTCGGCTACTATGTGCTGCCGTTCCTGCACGGTGACAGGCTGGCGGGACGACTCTGCATGAAGGCGGATCGCGCCAACGGCACCCTTCTCGTCAACGCCGCCTATCGGGAAGAGGATGCCGACGCCACTGAAACCGCTCGCGTGCTCGCCCCCGAACTGCGGCTGATGGCGCAGTGG
- a CDS encoding gamma carbonic anhydrase family protein produces the protein MALHTLDGISPALPGEGLYWIAPSADVIGKVRLLRDASVWFHAVLRGDNEWIEVGEGSNVQDGCVLHTDMGSPLTIGRNCTIGHKAILHGCTIGDNSLIGMGATILNNAVIGRNCLIGANALIPEGKTIPDNSLVVGAPGKVIRVLDAEGAAQLTRSAEGYVRNWKRYAAGLV, from the coding sequence ATGGCACTTCACACACTGGATGGCATTTCGCCCGCGTTGCCGGGCGAGGGCCTGTACTGGATTGCGCCGAGTGCGGATGTGATCGGCAAGGTCCGCCTGCTGCGAGATGCAAGCGTGTGGTTTCACGCGGTGCTGCGCGGCGACAATGAATGGATCGAGGTCGGCGAAGGCAGCAATGTGCAGGATGGCTGCGTGCTGCACACGGACATGGGTTCACCGCTCACCATTGGACGCAATTGCACGATCGGTCACAAGGCGATCCTGCACGGCTGCACCATCGGCGACAATTCGCTGATCGGCATGGGAGCGACAATCTTGAACAACGCGGTGATCGGGCGCAATTGCCTGATCGGCGCCAATGCCCTCATCCCCGAGGGAAAGACGATCCCCGACAATTCCCTCGTGGTGGGGGCGCCGGGCAAGGTGATCCGCGTCCTTGATGCGGAAGGGGCAGCCCAACTCACGCGGTCGGCAGAAGGATACGTCCGCAACTGGAAGCGCTACGCCGCAGGTCTTGTCTGA
- a CDS encoding transglutaminase-like cysteine peptidase, with protein MPPQAIALNTPSESSPAFAAEFGAARPPVGFVRFCAENPKDCKDRNSRAKRIAMDPDRWNLLYQVNTYVNGKITPVSDMELYGEAERWTYPVDAGDCEDYLLLKKKYLQGLGFPQEALLITVVLDEQSQGHAVLTVVTDKGEFILDNRRNDIMRWKDTHYSFLKRQSQTNPRQWVALVKEKTIATGTVASSSTH; from the coding sequence ATGCCGCCGCAGGCAATCGCACTCAATACGCCTTCCGAATCTTCTCCTGCCTTTGCAGCCGAGTTCGGCGCGGCCCGTCCGCCTGTCGGCTTCGTGCGCTTCTGCGCCGAGAACCCGAAAGACTGCAAGGACCGCAACAGCCGCGCCAAGCGCATCGCCATGGATCCCGACCGCTGGAACCTTCTCTATCAGGTCAACACCTACGTGAACGGCAAGATCACGCCCGTAAGTGACATGGAGCTTTACGGCGAAGCCGAGCGCTGGACCTATCCGGTCGATGCCGGCGATTGCGAAGACTACCTGCTGCTCAAGAAGAAATATCTGCAAGGCCTGGGCTTTCCCCAGGAGGCGCTGCTGATCACCGTGGTGCTCGACGAACAGAGCCAGGGCCATGCCGTGCTCACAGTTGTCACCGACAAGGGCGAATTCATCCTCGACAACCGCCGCAACGACATCATGCGCTGGAAAGACACGCACTATTCATTCCTGAAGCGCCAGTCCCAGACCAACCCGCGCCAGTGGGTGGCGCTGGTGAAAGAGAAAACCATCGCCACGGGCACAGTCGCGAGCAGCAGCACGCACTGA
- a CDS encoding bifunctional (p)ppGpp synthetase/guanosine-3',5'-bis(diphosphate) 3'-pyrophosphohydrolase: MMRQYELVERVTRYDPDANEDLLNRAYVYAMKAHGNQKRESGEAYFNHPLEVAAILADMKLDDATIAAALLHDTVEDTGATTEEIGEKFGPEIAALVDGLTKIKQLDRVTREATQAENLRKLLIAMSRDVRVLLVKLADRLHNLRTLEHVKPEKRTRIAQETMDIYAPLAGRMGMQLVRDEMEDICFRILNPEANQTICDRLDRLHAESGDVIREIERALMKLFEDRGLKAQVFGREKRPYSIWRKMERKNLSLDQLSDIFGFRVIVETLDDCYKALGMVHRAWRAVPGRFKDYISTPKQNDYRSLHTTVVGPHHMRVEMQIRTRIMHEIAERGVAAHALYKDTAEVKVAETGAREGAAESNAYRWLRHLMEVLQEGDSPKEFLEHTRLELFHDQVFCFTPKGQLIALPRGATPIDFAYALHTSIGDSCVGCRINGRHAPLVTTLANGDEVEIIRSDAQVPPPAWEAIAKTGKAKAAIRRATRAAIRKQFAGLGREIVTKLLERHKVTFTDKQLAAAVPRLGHKNLDDALAAVGKGDLSGTDVLKALGIAVDDGDIKEARRRLAQKKTEKGGASAIPVRGASAGTVLKFHPVTGAVPGERIVGIATPGEGITIYPIFAQALEQFDSQPERWVDLAWGVAEEGQRFPARIHLNLINEVGALAQVTQVIGEQGGNIDELQLLKRQGVSDFFDLTILVEVFDNRHLIDIMNGLKAKPSVTQVVRVTG, translated from the coding sequence ATGATGCGCCAATACGAGTTGGTCGAGCGGGTAACGCGCTACGATCCCGATGCGAACGAGGACCTGCTCAATCGCGCCTACGTCTATGCCATGAAGGCCCACGGCAACCAGAAACGCGAATCGGGCGAGGCCTATTTCAATCATCCCCTCGAAGTCGCGGCCATCCTCGCCGACATGAAACTCGACGATGCCACCATCGCGGCGGCGCTGTTGCACGATACGGTCGAGGACACGGGCGCCACGACGGAAGAAATCGGCGAAAAGTTCGGCCCCGAGATCGCAGCCCTCGTGGATGGGCTCACCAAGATCAAGCAGCTGGATCGCGTGACGCGCGAGGCGACGCAGGCCGAAAACCTGCGCAAGCTCTTGATCGCCATGTCGCGCGACGTGCGGGTGCTGCTGGTCAAGCTCGCTGACCGCCTGCACAATTTGCGTACGCTTGAGCATGTGAAGCCGGAGAAGCGCACGCGCATCGCCCAGGAAACCATGGACATCTACGCCCCGCTGGCGGGCCGCATGGGCATGCAGTTGGTGCGCGACGAGATGGAGGACATCTGCTTCCGCATCCTTAATCCGGAAGCGAACCAGACGATCTGCGACCGTCTCGACCGCCTGCATGCGGAAAGCGGCGACGTGATCCGCGAGATCGAGCGGGCGCTGATGAAGCTGTTCGAGGACCGGGGCCTGAAGGCGCAGGTGTTCGGGCGCGAAAAACGTCCGTACTCGATCTGGCGCAAGATGGAGCGCAAGAACCTCTCGCTCGACCAGTTGTCGGACATCTTCGGCTTCCGCGTGATCGTCGAGACGCTGGACGATTGCTACAAGGCGCTGGGCATGGTGCACCGTGCCTGGCGCGCCGTGCCGGGGCGCTTCAAGGACTATATCTCGACGCCAAAGCAGAACGACTACCGCTCACTGCACACCACCGTTGTCGGTCCCCATCACATGCGCGTGGAAATGCAGATCCGCACCCGCATCATGCACGAGATCGCCGAGCGCGGCGTTGCCGCCCATGCGCTCTACAAGGACACCGCCGAAGTGAAGGTGGCCGAGACGGGTGCGCGCGAAGGCGCCGCCGAATCGAACGCCTATCGCTGGCTCCGTCACCTGATGGAGGTCTTGCAGGAGGGCGACAGCCCCAAGGAGTTCCTGGAACACACGCGACTCGAACTGTTCCACGACCAGGTGTTCTGCTTCACGCCAAAGGGGCAGCTCATCGCCTTGCCGCGCGGCGCCACGCCCATCGATTTTGCCTATGCGCTGCACACCTCGATTGGCGACAGTTGCGTGGGCTGCCGCATCAACGGCCGCCATGCGCCGCTGGTGACGACGCTGGCCAATGGAGACGAGGTGGAAATCATCCGCTCGGATGCGCAGGTGCCGCCGCCCGCCTGGGAGGCCATCGCCAAGACGGGCAAGGCAAAGGCCGCCATCCGCCGCGCCACGCGGGCTGCCATCCGCAAGCAGTTTGCGGGACTTGGCCGCGAGATCGTGACGAAGCTGCTGGAGCGTCACAAGGTTACCTTCACTGACAAGCAGCTCGCCGCCGCCGTGCCGCGCCTCGGCCACAAGAACCTTGATGATGCGCTGGCTGCCGTCGGCAAGGGTGATCTCTCCGGCACCGACGTGCTGAAGGCGCTGGGCATCGCCGTCGATGACGGGGACATCAAGGAAGCGCGGCGCAGGCTGGCGCAGAAGAAAACCGAGAAGGGCGGAGCGTCGGCCATTCCGGTGCGCGGCGCCAGTGCCGGTACGGTGCTCAAGTTCCATCCGGTGACGGGGGCCGTGCCGGGCGAGCGTATCGTCGGCATCGCCACGCCGGGCGAGGGCATCACCATCTATCCGATCTTCGCGCAGGCGCTGGAACAGTTCGACAGCCAGCCCGAACGCTGGGTGGACCTTGCCTGGGGTGTGGCCGAAGAAGGCCAGCGCTTCCCGGCGCGCATCCACCTCAACCTCATCAACGAGGTGGGCGCGCTGGCGCAGGTGACGCAGGTGATCGGTGAGCAGGGCGGCAACATTGATGAACTGCAACTGCTGAAGCGCCAGGGCGTGTCGGATTTCTTCGACCTCACCATTCTTGTGGAAGTCTTCGACAACCGGCATTTGATCGACATCATGAATGGCCTAAAAGCCAAGCCGAGCGTCACCCAGGTGGTGCGTGTCACGGGGTAG
- a CDS encoding helix-turn-helix transcriptional regulator, protein MQEKQDQRGYIINVLDRTGWNQTELAKRAGLDPSTLSRFLSPAQAGQSLRQSTLRRIAQVTGIPFNGDAGNSATSYAGLAEPEAQPLDVTPSSMAGDVLAHLRATIPAVDAWTLKSRALELAGYRPGDILFVQLGTPALKGDVVCAQIYDWHAQRTETVFRIFQPPYLVAATADAELLRPYGADEESVVIKGVVLHTLRSR, encoded by the coding sequence ATGCAGGAAAAGCAGGACCAGCGCGGCTACATCATCAATGTCCTTGACCGGACAGGCTGGAACCAGACGGAACTGGCCAAGCGTGCCGGGCTTGATCCATCGACGCTCTCGCGCTTCCTCTCGCCCGCCCAGGCCGGACAATCCCTGCGCCAGTCCACCTTGCGCCGCATCGCGCAGGTCACCGGTATTCCCTTCAATGGCGATGCCGGCAATTCGGCTACATCCTACGCCGGTCTTGCGGAGCCGGAAGCACAGCCGCTCGATGTCACCCCATCATCGATGGCCGGCGATGTGCTCGCACACTTGCGCGCCACCATTCCCGCTGTCGATGCCTGGACCTTGAAGAGCCGTGCGCTTGAACTCGCCGGCTATCGGCCCGGCGATATTCTGTTCGTGCAGCTGGGTACGCCTGCCCTCAAGGGCGACGTGGTCTGCGCGCAGATCTACGACTGGCATGCCCAGCGCACTGAAACCGTGTTCCGCATTTTCCAGCCGCCCTATCTCGTGGCGGCGACGGCCGACGCGGAGTTGCTCCGCCCCTACGGCGCCGACGAAGAGAGCGTTGTGATCAAGGGCGTGGTGCTGCACACGCTGCGCAGCCGCTGA
- a CDS encoding transglutaminase-like cysteine peptidase, with protein MKMRLGMVLAGLLATLSGSAALAGNASLFVTEHGRTKPPIGYVKFCAQSPAECKSRGTLLTPHLKMTPERWSDLFQVNMKVNTSIKPASDQELYGEVEFWTYPVTAGDCEDYLLLKKRELEARGFPSSDLLITVVLDENGEGHAVLTVSTDGGDYVLDNRRDDILLWSETNYRFLKRQTQRDPKQWVSLDDAKTTATASLGSSVGN; from the coding sequence ATGAAGATGCGGTTGGGAATGGTGCTCGCGGGTCTCCTGGCAACCTTGTCCGGTTCGGCGGCGCTGGCTGGCAATGCCAGTCTCTTCGTGACGGAACATGGCCGCACCAAGCCGCCCATCGGCTACGTCAAGTTCTGTGCCCAGAGCCCGGCGGAATGCAAGAGCCGCGGCACCCTGCTTACCCCGCACCTCAAGATGACGCCGGAACGCTGGTCTGACCTGTTCCAGGTCAACATGAAGGTCAACACCTCGATCAAGCCCGCCTCGGACCAGGAACTCTACGGCGAAGTGGAGTTCTGGACCTACCCCGTCACCGCCGGCGATTGCGAGGACTACCTGCTCCTCAAGAAGCGTGAACTGGAAGCTCGCGGCTTCCCCTCTTCCGACCTTTTGATCACCGTGGTGCTGGATGAAAACGGCGAAGGTCATGCCGTCCTCACCGTCAGCACCGATGGCGGCGACTATGTGCTCGACAACCGCCGCGATGACATCCTGCTCTGGAGCGAGACCAATTACCGCTTCCTGAAGCGCCAGACGCAGCGCGATCCCAAGCAGTGGGTGTCGCTCGACGACGCCAAGACCACCGCCACCGCCTCGCTGGGCAGCAGCGTCGGCAACTGA
- a CDS encoding isoprenylcysteine carboxylmethyltransferase family protein: protein MDYESRPNSVPWPPLLFAGAAALALLLHLSSPVRFPGGTAGLVLRAAGVALIAGAILIDVLAVLAFRRHHTTILPNKGANRLITTGIFAWSRNPVYLGNFLLVAGAGLLSGIWALVLAAPVALLATKKLAVEREEQHLSLKFGNDWKIYRQRTRRWFGQKS from the coding sequence ATGGATTACGAATCCCGCCCCAACAGCGTTCCCTGGCCACCACTGCTCTTTGCCGGGGCGGCGGCACTGGCGCTGCTCCTGCATCTGTCCTCGCCTGTGAGGTTCCCCGGCGGAACGGCGGGTCTGGTCCTGCGGGCCGCTGGCGTGGCCCTCATCGCGGGCGCCATCCTGATTGACGTGCTGGCGGTACTGGCCTTCCGCCGACACCACACCACCATCCTCCCCAACAAGGGCGCCAACCGGCTGATCACCACGGGCATCTTCGCCTGGAGCCGCAATCCCGTTTACCTCGGCAATTTCTTGCTGGTGGCAGGTGCGGGCCTGCTCTCGGGCATCTGGGCCCTCGTCCTCGCCGCCCCTGTCGCCCTCCTCGCCACGAAGAAACTGGCGGTGGAGCGGGAGGAACAGCACCTGTCGCTGAAGTTCGGCAATGACTGGAAAATCTACCGGCAACGTACACGCCGCTGGTTTGGACAGAAAAGCTGA
- a CDS encoding DUF3126 family protein gives MKPDEIAKLTKFLRAKFDNAGLSVRARPQKKDSGEVYIGDEFIGVIFRDEEDGELSYNFSMAILDFDLEE, from the coding sequence TTGAAGCCCGATGAAATTGCCAAGCTGACGAAATTCCTGCGTGCCAAATTCGACAACGCCGGCCTTTCCGTGCGCGCCCGTCCGCAGAAGAAGGACTCAGGTGAAGTCTATATCGGTGACGAGTTCATCGGCGTCATCTTCCGCGACGAGGAAGATGGTGAACTGTCGTACAACTTCTCCATGGCCATTCTCGATTTCGATCTCGAAGAGTAG
- the cysE gene encoding serine O-acetyltransferase, translating into MVRDVNTKPVEKIDPVWNRVRTEAEDAVAQEPALGAFIYSSLLAHDSFESALIHRLAQRLGSADLGSDTIVNAFQDAVEAEPDIGLSARADLTATFDRDPACHRYIDPFLYFKGYQALQTHRMAHRLWEMGRKDFAYFLQSRSSLISSLDIHPAARIGKGIMIDHGHDIVIGETCIIEDNVSIMQGVTLGGTGKESGDRHPKIRRGVLVGAGAKVLGNIEIGNCSRIAACSVVLHDVPPNRTVAGVPAKIVGYAGCEEPSRAMDHQVDAVAEGADQV; encoded by the coding sequence ATGGTCCGTGACGTCAATACCAAGCCTGTCGAAAAGATCGATCCCGTGTGGAACCGTGTGCGCACGGAAGCGGAAGATGCCGTGGCGCAGGAACCGGCGCTGGGGGCATTCATCTATTCCTCGCTGCTGGCCCACGACAGCTTCGAATCGGCCTTGATCCATCGTCTGGCGCAGCGCCTCGGCAGCGCCGACCTGGGCTCCGACACCATCGTCAATGCTTTCCAGGATGCCGTTGAAGCCGAACCCGACATCGGGCTTTCGGCGCGGGCCGACCTCACTGCCACCTTCGACCGCGACCCGGCCTGCCACCGCTACATTGATCCGTTTCTCTACTTCAAAGGCTACCAGGCCCTGCAGACGCACCGCATGGCGCACCGCCTCTGGGAAATGGGGCGCAAGGACTTCGCCTATTTCCTGCAGAGCCGCTCCTCGCTGATCTCAAGTCTCGACATTCATCCCGCCGCGCGCATCGGCAAGGGCATCATGATCGACCACGGCCATGACATCGTCATCGGCGAAACCTGCATCATCGAGGACAATGTCTCGATCATGCAGGGCGTGACGCTCGGCGGCACCGGCAAGGAATCCGGAGACCGCCATCCCAAGATCCGCCGCGGCGTCCTCGTTGGGGCGGGCGCCAAGGTGCTGGGCAACATCGAGATCGGCAATTGCTCACGCATCGCCGCCTGCTCGGTGGTGCTGCATGATGTGCCGCCCAACCGCACCGTCGCCGGGGTGCCCGCCAAGATCGTCGGCTATGCCGGCTGCGAGGAACCGTCGCGGGCCATGGATCATCAAGTTGATGCGGTTGCAGAAGGTGCGGATCAGGTCTAA
- a CDS encoding DNA-directed RNA polymerase subunit omega: MARVTIEDCIDKLPNRFELVLLAAHRARLVSQGSPLTVDRDRDKDPVVALREIAAETINKDDLREEYIHAMQKHVEVDEPEETEVPLIAQSGDMSVVDDQGQSQDPAEFEQMTEEELLRGLEGLPPAESPGSQRNGY; this comes from the coding sequence ATGGCGCGCGTCACCATCGAAGACTGCATTGACAAGTTGCCGAACCGCTTCGAGCTGGTTCTTCTCGCCGCCCACCGCGCCCGCCTCGTGTCGCAGGGTTCACCGCTGACGGTGGACCGTGACCGCGACAAGGATCCGGTGGTGGCGCTGCGCGAAATTGCGGCCGAGACCATCAACAAGGATGACCTCCGCGAGGAATACATCCACGCCATGCAGAAGCATGTGGAAGTGGACGAGCCGGAAGAGACCGAAGTGCCGCTCATTGCCCAGTCGGGCGACATGTCGGTTGTCGACGACCAGGGCCAGAGCCAGGATCCGGCCGAGTTCGAGCAGATGACCGAAGAAGAACTTCTGCGCGGCCTCGAAGGCCTTCCGCCCGCCGAAAGTCCGGGCAGCCAGCGCAACGGCTACTGA